The DNA window TGGTTTTTACCGCCGGAGCTGATTACCGCAGATGAAATGGACGCCGGGCTGGATGCCGGGCGTTACACTTTCGCGATCAATATTCCCCCTAACTTCCAGCGCGATGTATTGGCAGGACGTCAACCGGAGCTACAGGTTAACGTTGACGCGACGCGAATGAGCCAGGCGTTTACCGGCAATAGCTATATCCAGAATATTGTCACCGGTGAGGTAAACAGCTTTGTCGCCCGCTACCGGGATAACAGTTCGCTACCGGTTGAGCTGGCCGTCAGGATGCGTTTTAACCCGAACCTGGAGCAGGAACGTTTCGGTGCCGTCATGGCGATAATCAACAATATTACCATGCTGGCCATCGTGCTTACCGGCTCGGCGCTGATACGTGAGCGGGAACATGGCACTGTGGAGCACCTGCTGGTTATGCCAGTGACGCCGTTTGAAATCATGATGGCAAAGATCTGGTCAATGGGTTTGGTGGTGCTGGTCGTTTCTGGATTATCGCTTATATTGATGGTCCAGGGAGTGTTGCAGGTGCCGATTGAAGGCTCTATACCGCTGTTTATGCTTGGAGTAGCTCTGAGCCTGTTTGCTACTACCTCAATTGGAATATTTATGGGAACCGTGGCCCGCTCGATGCCGCAGCTAGGGCTATTGATGATTCTGGTACTGCTGCCACTTCAGATGCTATCCGGGGGATCAACGCCAAGAGAAAGTATGCCGCAGGCGGTGCAGGACATCATGCTCACGATGCCGACAACCCATTTCGTCAGTCTGGCGCAGGCGATTCTGTATCGAGGCGCAGATTTTGCGATTGTCTGGCCGCAGTTTCTGACGCTGCTGGCTATCGGTGGCGTATTTTTTACGATTGCACTGCTGCGTTTTCGTAAGACTATCGGCGAGATGGCCTGAGTTTATGCCGCTACCGCTGGTAGCGGCTATCAATTTATTTATTGCGGTTCATAAAGCGACGCAGTAGCCAGGTAAACCCCATAGCCATGCTGAACAGAATGACCAGCAGCAGCACCCAACAGACCGAGATTCGCAGTAACGTACTCATAGTCATAAATGGCTGAAGATACACGGTAAATGAGTGCTCAACAGGTTTTCTCAGCAGCATCATTATCCCATCAGCTAACCAGACAAGCGCCCGACAAACCAACCAGATGATAGCTGGCCAACAGAGCAAAACCAGAAAGGTGAAGCGCTCTTGTATATATTTTATAAGTTGGCGCAAAGGAGGCCAGTTGATCAGAATTTTCATTTATATTCTCATATTGCCAGCCGGTAACATGCATTATTCGTCTGAAGACGTTACCGGGTTAGCTTCCATACAGGCAATGCACCCTATGTTTTTATCAAATTTGAATTAACTTAAACCAGATCGAGTTAACAAAGTGTTAAGAACACTAAGTCATTTGCCTGAAAAAGTCCAGCCATTATAGCCATTACTATGTATAGAATGAGAATATCGCATCAGTTTGTTAATATAATTACATTAACGCAACTGAATATTTTAATAAAACTTACGGCCAATTTAATTTAAACAAAACATTAAGGAATGGGTTTGTATTTATTTAAATTATATTAATAAAATTCAAATAATAAATAAAATAATCCTCACTCAATGAGTTTATTCATTTCATTACTTGTTGGGTGGTTATTTTCCGATAAAAATGATGTTGAAGTGAAGATTTCCCTTAATCGTAACTACTAACGATAACCTTTCGGGTTAAATCCCCTGGAGCATTAACTGTTTTGGTGACTATACCACGCGAAATAGAAGAAACATACTTCACATCAACAGGATACAAGTCATGACCGCATGACTGTCGCAGTTGCCCGGCAACAATATCAGTATGACAGGTAAGTCATACAACTTGCCCAGTGATGGTGAGTGTTGCGGTATCAGCAGCAAAAGCAACTGAACTCACTCCATGAGCTAAAGTCAAAATCCCAATCAGCGCCATTTTCATTGGTTTTGTAGCTCGTAACAGGATAGTAATAGAAAGATAGAAGCAAAGTGATGATAAAACCAGACGTTATAAAAGGAATATAGTCATGCTGTAGTGCCAGATAAAATATTCATGCCACCAACTGACTTGAAGATTTCTCATACCATAAAAACGCAAAAAGCCCATCCTGACGGATGGGCTCTTCACTTAATTAATGCCTGGCAGTTCCCTACTCTCACATGGGGAGACCCCACACTACCATCGGCGCTACGGCGTTTCACTTCTGAGTTCGGCATGGGGTCAGGTGGGACCACCGCGCTGTCGCCGCCAGGCAAATTCTGTTTATCTGTATCAAGCTGAATTTCTCTCAATTCCGCCAAAACATCTTCGGCGTTGTAAGGTTAAGCCTCACGGTTCATTAGTACCGGTTAGCTCAACGTATCGCTACGCTTACACACCCGGCCTATCAACGTCATCGTCTTTAACGTTCCTTCAGGACCTTTAAAGGGTCAGGGAGAACTCATCTCGGGGCAAGTTTCGTGCTTAGATGCTTTCAGCACTTATCTCTTCCGCATTTAGCTACCGGGCAATGCCATTGGCATGACAACCCGAACACCAGTGATGCGTCCACTCCGGTCCTCTCGTACTAGGAGCAGCCCCCCTCAATTCTCCAGCGCCCACGGCAGATAGGGACCGAACTGTCTCACGACGTTCTAAACCCAGCTCGCGTACCACTTTAAATGGCGAACAGCCATACCCTTGGGACCTACTTCAGCCCCAGGATGTGATGAGCCGACATCGAGGTGCCAAACACCGCCGTCGATATGAACTCTTGGGCGGTATCAGCCTGTTATCCCCGGAGTACCTTTTATCCGTTGAGCGATGGCCCTTCCATTCAGAACCACCGGATCACTATGACCTGCTTTCGCACCTGCTCGCGCCGTCACGCTCGCAGTCAAGCTAGCTTATGCCATTGCACTAACCTCCTGATGTCCGACCAGGATTAGCTAACCTTCGTGCTCCTCCGTTACTCTTTAGGAGGAGACCGCCCCAGTCAAACTACCCACCAGACACTGTCCGCAACCCGGATCACGGGTCCACGTTAGAACACCAGCCATTAAAGGGTGGTATTTCAAGGATGGCTCCATGCAGACTGGCGTCCACACTTCAAAGCCTCCCACCTATCCTACACATCAAGGACCAGTGTTCAGTGTCAAGCTATAGTAAAGGTTCACGGGGTCTTTCCGTCTTGCCGCGGGTACACTGCATCTTCACAGCGAGTTCAATTTCACTGAGTCTCGGGTGGAGACAGCCTGGCCATCATTACGCCATTCGTGCAGGTCGGAACTTACCCGACAAGGAATTTCGCTACCTTAGGACCGTTATAGTTACGGCCGCCGTTTACCGGGGCTTCGATCAAGAGCTTCTCCGCGAGGATAACCCCATCAATTAACCTTCCGGCACCGGGCAGGCGTCACACCGTATACGTCCACTTTCGTGTTTGCACAGTGCTGTGTTTTTAATAAACAGTTGCAGCCAGCTGGTATCTTCGACTGATTTCAGCTCCATGAGCAAGTCACTTCACTTACCATCAGCGTGCCTTCTCCCGAAGTTACGGCACCATTTTGCCTAGTTCCTTCACCCGAGTTCTCTCAAGCGCCTTGGTATTCTCTACCTGACCACCTGTGTCGGTTTGGGGTACGATTTGATGTTACCTGATGCTTAGAGGCTTTTCCTGGAAGCAGGGCATTTGTTACTTCAGCACCGTAGTGCCTCGTCATCACACCTCAGCGTTAAATGACGTTCCGGATTTACCTAAAACGCCCGCCTACATGCTTAAACCGGGACAACCGTCGCCCGGCTAACATAGCCTTCTCCGTCCCCCCTTCGCAGTAACACCGAGTACAGGAATATTAACCTGTTTCCCATCGACTACGCCTTTCGGCCTCGCCTTAGGGGTCGACTCACCCTGCCCCGATTAACGTTGGACAGGAACCCTTGGTCTTCCGGCGAGCGGGCTTTTCACCCGCTTTATCGTTACTTATGTCAGCATTCGCACTTCTGATACCTCCAGCAACCCTCACAGGCCACCTTCAACGGCTTACAGAACGCTCCCCTACCCAACAACACATAGTGTCGCTGCCGCAGCTTCGGTGCATGGTTTAGCCCCGTTACATCTTCCGCGCAGGCCGACTCGACCAGTGAGCTATTACGCTTTCTTTAAATGATGGCTGCTTCTAAGCCAACATCCTGGCTGTC is part of the Klebsiella huaxiensis genome and encodes:
- a CDS encoding ABC transporter permease, with the translated sequence MRGLRNIYNLGMKELRSLLGDKAMLTLIVFAFTISVYSSATVMPGSLHLAPIAIADMDKSQLSSRIINGFYRPWFLPPELITADEMDAGLDAGRYTFAINIPPNFQRDVLAGRQPELQVNVDATRMSQAFTGNSYIQNIVTGEVNSFVARYRDNSSLPVELAVRMRFNPNLEQERFGAVMAIINNITMLAIVLTGSALIREREHGTVEHLLVMPVTPFEIMMAKIWSMGLVVLVVSGLSLILMVQGVLQVPIEGSIPLFMLGVALSLFATTSIGIFMGTVARSMPQLGLLMILVLLPLQMLSGGSTPRESMPQAVQDIMLTMPTTHFVSLAQAILYRGADFAIVWPQFLTLLAIGGVFFTIALLRFRKTIGEMA